A region of the Gammaproteobacteria bacterium genome:
GATGCACATTCAGATAACCGGCTACGGATTCAGGACCGATGTTATACGCCTCATCGGCCTTTTTAACGTGCAGACCATGCCGATCAGCATCGGTGTAAACCGCCACCGAGACAATCTCCATCTCAGCACAGGCACGGGCAATACGTACCGCAATCTCGCCACGATTGGCGATCAATATTTTTTTGATCAAGGTTCAAGCTCCTTTCGCAAAACTGAGCGGTAAAGCAGTAAAAAGGAATCTCTAGAGTTTTCTATATCATGGTCAGAGCGGGAATCCCAGTGAAAATTCCCCTACGCTCGCAAATAAGCAATAAATTAGCCCGAAACAAGGCTTTGACACTTAGGCCGCTTCTCCTTTATGATTGCGCGCTTATGTTCGCACCGCTTCCCATACAGATCAGACCCTTTGATTTAGCAAAAAAAAACGTCTCCTTTTCAGGGGGTATTTTGCTGTCTCATTTTAAACGTCTTACCGGTTATCTCCTTGATAATTCAGGGGAAGTAACTGTTGAAGTGACCTTTGGCAACGAGGTGTCTGGTGTACGTTACGCCAAAGGCGAACTAAAAGCAGAGTTTTCATTAACCTGCCAACGCTGCCTAAAGCCGATGCGATTGCGCGTTGAAAACGAATTTTGTTTAGCACTCATTGAAAACGAGAATGAAGCGGATCAACTACCAGAGCACTTTGATCCCATTATCCTTGATCCGCTGGTGGTCATTCACGCTACGGATCTGTTTGAGGATGAGTTGATTCTCTGTTTGCCTTTGGTGGCTAAACACACTGGGTCAGAATTTTGTTCTGAAGCAGAAGAGACAGACTCTGAGAGCGAAATCTCAGAGAATGACGGTGTTGCGAAACGAAAAAATCCGTTTGCAGTGCTGGAAAATTTTAACAAAGCGAAACAGAAACATTAACTTATTGTTTCATGTTGCTTCTATTTATTGATAGTGTTTCGGAGATTGAATCATGGCAGTACAAAAAAGTCGCAAAACCCCTTCTCGTCGTGGCATGCGTCGTTCACACGATGCTCTGAGCAGCGCCACCCTTTCGGTTGATCAGACTTCAGGCGAAACTCACCTGCGTCATCACATCACCGCTGATGGTTTTTACAAAGGCCGTAAAGTCATTGATACCAAAGCTGTACAAGAAAGCGAATAAACAAAATCTGGCTGGCAACAGCCCTTGTTTGTTTAGCTTAAGCGACTCTTTCGAGTCGCTTAACTTTTTATCCCCCCGCTAAATTGAGGCGCTTGCTTTATGACGAGGTCGCTTACCATCTCACTGGATGCCATGGGAGGCGATCACGGTCTAAAAGTGATCGTACCTGCTGCACTGGACATCTTACATCGGCACCCCAAACTGCATCTGGTTTTGGTTGGAGATGAACACGACATTCAACGTCAACTTGAAAAACACGATTACAGCTCTGATTCACGCCTCATCATTCAGCACGCCTCACAAGTGGTGGCGATGGATGAATCCCCCTCTAAAGCACTGCGTAAAAAACGCGACTCCTCCATGCGCGTGGCGATTAATTTGGTCAAAAGCGGTGAAGCAGATGCCTGTGTCAGTGCAGGCAATACCGGTGCGCTGATGGCCACAGCGCGTTACGTGCTCAAAACCTTGCCAGGCATTGATCGCCCCGCCATCATCTCCACTCTGCCTGCCGTTGGCGGCCATACCCACATGCTCGATCTGGGTGCCAACATCGACAGCAGCGCCGAACACCTGTATCAATTTGCCGTTATGGGATCGGTTCTAAGTCACTCTTTGGACAACATTGCCAAACCGAAAGTCGGTTTGTTAAACATTGGCGAAGAGGAGATCAAAGGCAATGAACAGGTCAAACAAGCGGCTAAATTACTCGCCAACAGCAATCTAAACTACATCGGTTTTGTGGAAGGCAACGACATCTTTAATGGCCGTGTAGATGTGGTGGTCTGTGATGGTTTTGTTGGCAACGTCTCGCTGAAAACCTGCGAAGGAGTAGCCAAAATGATTGCCAACGCCATGAAAGAGGAGTTCAATCGTTCATGGTTTACACGACTTTTGGGGCTGTTTTCACTGCCGGTGCTTAAATCACTAAAAAAGCGCATTGACCCTCGACGTTACAACGGTGCCAGTCTGCTTGGTTTGCAGGGAATTGTGATCAAAAGTCACGGTGGAGCCGATGCCTTGGCCTTTGCCAATGCGGTTGAAATTGCCATTGAAGAGGTGGCCAACGCCATCCCCAGTCGCATTCATTCTCATCTTAAAACAGAGCTCCTAGAAGGAGAAACGGTGTGACATATTCACGCATTAGTGGTACTGGTAGCTACCTGCCCGAAACCATTTTAAGCAACGCCGACATCGCCAAAATGGTCGATACCAGTGACGAATGGATTCAAGAACGCACAGGAATTAAAGAACGCCACATCGCGGCCAAAGAAGAGACCACCTGTGATTTGGCCGAACACGCCTGTCGCCGTGCTATGGAAGCCGCCGGTAAAAGCAAAGGCGACATTGATCTAATTATCGTCGCCACCACCACTCCCGATCAAGTCTTTCCCAGCACCGCCTGCCTGCTGCAAAGCCGTCTGGACATTCACGGCTGTGCGGCGTTTGATGTGCAAGCGGTTTGTACCGGCTTCATCTACGCGCTCAGTGTGGCCGATCAATTCATTCAATCCGGCAGTGCCACCTGTGCGCTGGTTATCGGCGCAGAGACCTTTTCTCGGATCGTCGATTGGAGTGATCGCAACACCTGTATTTTGTTCGGTGACGGTGCTGGGGCGGTGGTGCTGGAAGCCAGCGAAGAACCAGGTGTGCTCTCCACTCACCTGCATGCCGATGGCGATTACGCCAGCCTGTTGCAACTGCCTCAAGGGGTCTCTCGTTATCAAGAGCTTCTAGACGCTACTGCCTACGTGGAGATGAAAGGCAATGAGGTGTTTAAAATCGCCGTCAACACCTTAGGCCACATCGCTGAAGAGACACTGGCAGCCAATAATTTGGAAAAAAGCGACATTGATTGGCTGGTGCCACACCAAGCCAACATCCGCATTATCAAAGCGACGGCGCGTAAATTAAAAATGTCGATGGACAAAGTGGTGGTGACTGTTGGCGAGCATGGCAATACTTCCGCGGCTTCCGTGCCGTTGGCCTTAGACACAGCGGTACGTGACGGTCGCATTAAACGAGGAGAAACGCTCTTACTGGAAGCCTTTGGCGGTGGATTTACTTGGGGATCCGCCTTGGTTAAATATTAAAAACCACCTTAATATCCTTTATTTGTCTCTTAAGGCTGCTTTTTTCAGTTTTTTTCATGGAATTATGCGGTAAACTTCTGAGACACTCTAACCAAGGCGGATCGTTATCAACGTGATAACCCTACTGATCATCGATGACCATGAGCTGATTCGAGAAGGCATCCGCCGCCTACTCGAAGACCAAGCGCACATCTCCGTGCTGGCACAAGCGGCCAGCGGCGAAGAAGCCATTCGACTGGCAGCGGAACTGAAACCTGAAATAATCTTAATGGATATTTCCATGCCTGGCATAGGTGGCTTAGAAGCCACCCATCGCCTCTTACAGATGAATCCCAAGCAGAAAATCATTATTGTCACCGCCCACACCGCCGATCCGTTTCCAAAAGTACTGCTGCGTGCGGGAGCGGTGGGTTACATCAGTAAAAACAGCGGCCTTAGTGAGATGCAAACGGCCATCGAGGCCATTCACCAAGGCAAATCTTATATTTCACCGGACATCGCGCAAAAACTGGCCATTGCCGCACTCAACCCCTCCAGCGAAACCCCCTTTGATCGCCTCAGTCAACGTGAATTGCAAATTATCATGCTCATTTCACAAGGGCTGCGTACTCAAGACATTGCCAAACGTCTTTGTCTTAGCCCAAAAACCATCAGCACCTACCGATCCAGGTTGATGGATAAA
Encoded here:
- a CDS encoding YceD family protein translates to MLSHFKRLTGYLLDNSGEVTVEVTFGNEVSGVRYAKGELKAEFSLTCQRCLKPMRLRVENEFCLALIENENEADQLPEHFDPIILDPLVVIHATDLFEDELILCLPLVAKHTGSEFCSEAEETDSESEISENDGVAKRKNPFAVLENFNKAKQKH
- a CDS encoding beta-ketoacyl-ACP synthase III: MTYSRISGTGSYLPETILSNADIAKMVDTSDEWIQERTGIKERHIAAKEETTCDLAEHACRRAMEAAGKSKGDIDLIIVATTTPDQVFPSTACLLQSRLDIHGCAAFDVQAVCTGFIYALSVADQFIQSGSATCALVIGAETFSRIVDWSDRNTCILFGDGAGAVVLEASEEPGVLSTHLHADGDYASLLQLPQGVSRYQELLDATAYVEMKGNEVFKIAVNTLGHIAEETLAANNLEKSDIDWLVPHQANIRIIKATARKLKMSMDKVVVTVGEHGNTSAASVPLALDTAVRDGRIKRGETLLLEAFGGGFTWGSALVKY
- a CDS encoding response regulator → MITLLIIDDHELIREGIRRLLEDQAHISVLAQAASGEEAIRLAAELKPEIILMDISMPGIGGLEATHRLLQMNPKQKIIIVTAHTADPFPKVLLRAGAVGYISKNSGLSEMQTAIEAIHQGKSYISPDIAQKLAIAALNPSSETPFDRLSQRELQIIMLISQGLRTQDIAKRLCLSPKTISTYRSRLMDKLSVPSVVELMKLAEQHGLNEQPSVS
- the plsX gene encoding phosphate acyltransferase PlsX; protein product: MTRSLTISLDAMGGDHGLKVIVPAALDILHRHPKLHLVLVGDEHDIQRQLEKHDYSSDSRLIIQHASQVVAMDESPSKALRKKRDSSMRVAINLVKSGEADACVSAGNTGALMATARYVLKTLPGIDRPAIISTLPAVGGHTHMLDLGANIDSSAEHLYQFAVMGSVLSHSLDNIAKPKVGLLNIGEEEIKGNEQVKQAAKLLANSNLNYIGFVEGNDIFNGRVDVVVCDGFVGNVSLKTCEGVAKMIANAMKEEFNRSWFTRLLGLFSLPVLKSLKKRIDPRRYNGASLLGLQGIVIKSHGGADALAFANAVEIAIEEVANAIPSRIHSHLKTELLEGETV
- the rpmF gene encoding 50S ribosomal protein L32 translates to MAVQKSRKTPSRRGMRRSHDALSSATLSVDQTSGETHLRHHITADGFYKGRKVIDTKAVQESE